In Thermus hydrothermalis, the following proteins share a genomic window:
- a CDS encoding YlxR family protein → MRHIPLRMCVACRRRRPKGELLRILMTPEGFRLDPTGKLPGRGAYVCPDNPDCWTEKKLRRFAGARAKALSEALWAHLGGNDGQGTHLPAG, encoded by the coding sequence ATGCGGCACATCCCCTTACGCATGTGCGTGGCCTGCCGTAGGAGGCGGCCTAAAGGGGAGCTTTTGCGCATCCTCATGACCCCCGAGGGGTTCCGGCTGGACCCCACGGGCAAGCTTCCGGGCCGGGGGGCTTACGTCTGCCCCGACAACCCGGACTGCTGGACGGAAAAGAAACTAAGGCGCTTCGCCGGGGCCCGGGCCAAGGCGCTTTCCGAGGCCCTTTGGGCCCATTTAGGAGGTAACGATGGCCAAGGTACGCATCTACCAGCTGGCTAA
- the nusA gene encoding transcription termination factor NusA — protein sequence MNREFVDAMQQLALERGVSTEEILEAFKEALRKAYIKRQKGYRKEEVDAGKGPEVDVYIDPQTGRIEMVEVRKVVEKVEDPDKEIALSEALQYDPEVQVGDEMEFPIDPEGLSRMAIQDLRQILTQRLKESERNRIYNEYKDKEGQVLTGVVTRVDNRGNVFVELGRGEAYLPKSEQIPTEKYYPGQRLKVYLKKVDRSAKGPSLIVSRAHEKLLEHILKQEVPEIAEGIVEIKAIAREPGRRSKVAVMSHNPNVDPIGACIGHKGQRIQAVSAELGREKVDIILWSKDPKEFIRNALSPAQVGSIELDPETKKARVKVTKDQHSLAIGTGGQNVRLASKLTGYDIHFEEAEISDLDEAIRRAAEEEAGAPTRAREEFEKLFKDLSE from the coding sequence ATGAACCGGGAATTCGTTGACGCCATGCAACAGCTGGCCCTGGAGCGGGGCGTAAGCACCGAAGAGATCCTAGAAGCCTTCAAGGAGGCCCTGCGCAAGGCCTACATCAAACGGCAGAAGGGCTACCGCAAGGAAGAGGTGGACGCCGGCAAGGGCCCCGAGGTGGACGTGTACATTGACCCCCAGACGGGCCGCATTGAGATGGTGGAGGTCCGCAAGGTGGTGGAGAAGGTGGAGGACCCGGACAAGGAGATCGCCCTTTCCGAGGCCCTCCAGTACGACCCCGAGGTGCAGGTGGGGGACGAGATGGAGTTCCCCATTGACCCCGAGGGGCTTTCCCGCATGGCCATCCAGGACCTGCGCCAGATCCTCACCCAACGCCTCAAGGAGTCCGAGCGCAACCGCATCTACAACGAGTACAAGGACAAGGAGGGCCAGGTGCTCACGGGGGTGGTGACCCGGGTGGACAACCGGGGGAACGTCTTCGTGGAGCTGGGCCGGGGCGAGGCCTACCTGCCCAAGAGCGAGCAGATCCCCACGGAGAAGTACTACCCCGGGCAGCGCCTTAAGGTCTACCTGAAGAAGGTGGACCGCTCCGCCAAGGGGCCTTCCCTCATCGTGAGCCGGGCCCACGAGAAGCTCTTGGAACACATCCTCAAGCAGGAGGTCCCGGAGATCGCCGAGGGCATCGTGGAGATCAAGGCCATCGCCCGGGAGCCTGGCCGCCGCAGCAAGGTGGCGGTGATGAGCCACAACCCCAACGTGGACCCCATCGGGGCCTGCATCGGCCACAAGGGGCAGCGCATCCAGGCGGTTTCGGCGGAGCTGGGCCGGGAGAAGGTGGACATCATCCTCTGGTCCAAGGACCCCAAGGAGTTCATCCGCAACGCCCTCTCCCCCGCCCAGGTGGGCTCCATTGAGCTGGACCCGGAAACGAAGAAGGCCCGGGTAAAGGTGACCAAGGACCAGCACTCCCTGGCCATCGGCACCGGGGGGCAGAACGTGCGCCTGGCCTCCAAGCTCACGGGGTACGACATCCACTTTGAGGAGGCGGAGATCTCCGACCTGGACGAGGCCATCCGCCGGGCCGCCGAGGAGGAAGCGGGTGCGCCCACCCGGGCCCGGGAAGAGTTTGAAAAGCTCTTCAAGGACCTTTCCGAGTGA
- the rimP gene encoding ribosome maturation factor RimP: protein MKGGGEVPVDLWRLVEEAVEALGLQVLEVKEAPGEVLVRLERLDEKPITVADLERASRHIEAALDREDPIPGSYRLLVESPGPKRPLFTRRHFERFQGLKAKVAGPEGFVGRILRVEGDEVVFQVGLEEKRLKLGTFRANLAEWPEEPR from the coding sequence GTGAAGGGAGGTGGGGAGGTGCCTGTAGACCTTTGGCGGTTGGTGGAAGAGGCGGTGGAGGCCTTGGGCCTTCAGGTCCTGGAGGTGAAGGAAGCCCCAGGCGAAGTCCTGGTGCGCCTGGAGCGCCTAGACGAGAAGCCCATCACCGTGGCCGACCTGGAACGGGCGAGCCGCCACATAGAGGCCGCCTTGGACCGGGAAGACCCCATCCCGGGAAGCTACCGGCTTCTGGTGGAGTCCCCCGGGCCCAAGCGCCCCCTCTTCACCCGCCGCCACTTTGAGCGCTTCCAGGGCCTAAAGGCCAAGGTAGCAGGGCCCGAGGGCTTCGTGGGGCGGATCCTCAGGGTGGAGGGGGACGAGGTGGTCTTCCAGGTGGGCCTCGAGGAGAAGCGCTTAAAGCTCGGCACCTTCCGCGCCAACCTGGCCGAGTGGCCCGAGGAGCCTAGGTAG
- the ribD gene encoding bifunctional diaminohydroxyphosphoribosylaminopyrimidine deaminase/5-amino-6-(5-phosphoribosylamino)uracil reductase RibD: protein MRELDERFLKRALQLAERARGHTSPNPLVGAVLVREGRIVGEGYHPRAGELHAEVFALEEAGEKARGATAYLTLEPCDHFGRTPPCSLALLEAGVARVVVAARDENPVARGGLERLRRAGVQVEEGLLAEEARLQNEAFFTALRKGRPFVLLKAALTLDGKVAAASGDARHVSSEASRRVAHAYRQWLPAVVVGVGTVLRDDPALTVRHPDFRPFPHMVEPPPLRDPLKVVLDTEARTPPTARLFAPGPRGEPARVLLLVGRGAPKDRLLALERAGARVVELPREGGRVSPEAALAFLWEEGVDGVLLEGGPRVAGAFWARGLVDKVALFLAPKVVGEGKGLLEGLALSRMAEAFRLRLVRREWLGEDLWLEGYLEV from the coding sequence TTGCGCGAACTGGACGAGCGGTTTCTCAAAAGAGCCTTGCAACTGGCGGAAAGGGCCCGTGGCCACACGAGCCCCAACCCCCTGGTAGGGGCGGTGCTGGTTCGGGAAGGGCGCATCGTGGGGGAGGGGTACCATCCCCGGGCGGGGGAGCTCCATGCGGAGGTCTTTGCCCTGGAGGAGGCGGGGGAGAAAGCCCGGGGGGCCACGGCCTACCTGACCCTGGAGCCCTGCGACCACTTTGGCCGCACGCCCCCTTGCTCCTTGGCCCTCCTCGAGGCGGGGGTGGCGCGGGTGGTGGTGGCGGCCCGGGACGAGAACCCCGTGGCCCGGGGCGGCTTGGAGCGCCTGAGGCGGGCAGGGGTCCAGGTGGAGGAGGGCCTTTTGGCCGAGGAGGCGAGGCTTCAGAACGAGGCCTTCTTCACCGCCTTGAGGAAGGGGAGGCCCTTCGTCCTCCTAAAGGCCGCCCTCACCCTGGACGGGAAGGTGGCGGCCGCCTCGGGGGATGCCCGCCACGTGTCCTCGGAGGCGAGCCGCCGGGTGGCCCACGCCTACCGCCAGTGGCTCCCGGCGGTGGTGGTGGGGGTGGGCACGGTGCTAAGGGACGACCCCGCCCTCACCGTGCGCCACCCCGACTTCCGCCCCTTTCCCCACATGGTGGAGCCGCCCCCCTTGCGGGACCCCCTGAAGGTGGTCCTGGACACCGAGGCCCGCACCCCCCCCACCGCCCGGCTTTTCGCCCCGGGGCCTCGAGGGGAGCCCGCCCGGGTCCTCCTCCTGGTGGGGCGAGGGGCCCCCAAGGACAGGCTTTTGGCCCTGGAGCGGGCGGGGGCGAGGGTGGTGGAGCTTCCCCGGGAGGGGGGAAGGGTGAGCCCGGAGGCCGCCTTGGCCTTCCTCTGGGAAGAAGGGGTGGACGGGGTCTTGCTGGAGGGGGGGCCTCGGGTGGCGGGGGCCTTTTGGGCCCGGGGGCTGGTGGACAAGGTGGCCCTTTTCCTCGCCCCCAAGGTGGTGGGGGAGGGGAAGGGGCTTTTGGAGGGCCTGGCCCTTTCCCGCATGGCGGAGGCCTTCCGGCTTCGCCTGGTGCGGCGGGAGTGGCTTGGGGAAGACCTTTGGCTGGAAGGGTACCTGGAGGTATAG
- a CDS encoding riboflavin synthase, whose translation MFTGLVEETGEILKVEEGPFLRVRVAAKEVLSDLKVGDSVAVDGVCLTAVAVDGEGFWVELAQETLRRTAPTWRVGHRPNLERALKVGDRLGGHFVTGHVDGVAELVGVREAPGAKDFYFRPPRPLARYIAEKGSVVLNGVSLTVAGLEGEAFWVTLIPHTLKVTNLGGLRVGDGVNLEVDLIARYVERLLGERDGRLG comes from the coding sequence GTGTTCACGGGACTGGTGGAGGAAACCGGGGAGATCCTTAAGGTGGAGGAAGGCCCCTTCCTGCGGGTGCGGGTCGCCGCCAAGGAGGTGCTTTCCGACCTGAAGGTGGGGGATTCCGTAGCGGTGGACGGGGTCTGCCTCACGGCGGTGGCGGTGGACGGGGAGGGGTTTTGGGTGGAGTTGGCCCAGGAAACCCTGCGCCGCACCGCCCCCACCTGGCGGGTGGGGCACCGGCCCAACCTGGAGCGGGCCCTTAAAGTGGGGGACCGGCTTGGGGGGCACTTCGTCACCGGGCACGTGGACGGGGTGGCGGAGCTCGTGGGGGTGCGGGAGGCCCCGGGGGCCAAGGACTTCTACTTTAGGCCCCCAAGGCCCCTCGCCCGCTACATCGCCGAGAAGGGGAGCGTGGTCCTAAACGGGGTTTCCCTCACGGTGGCGGGGCTTGAAGGGGAGGCTTTCTGGGTCACCTTGATCCCCCACACCCTAAAGGTCACCAACCTGGGGGGCCTCCGGGTGGGGGACGGGGTGAACCTGGAGGTGGACCTCATCGCCCGGTACGTGGAGCGGCTTTTGGGGGAGAGGGATGGAAGGCTTGGCTAG
- a CDS encoding bifunctional 3,4-dihydroxy-2-butanone-4-phosphate synthase/GTP cyclohydrolase II, with the protein MEGLASVRELLEELRQGRPVVLVDDEDRENEGDLIMAAEHVTPEWVNFMLRECRGLLCVALTEERAKALDLPLMVEKNQDPQGTRFTVSVDARGTTTGISAYERAATIRLLADPEATAQDFRRPGHIFPLVARPGGVLRRAGHTEATVDLLRLAGLTPVGSLIEILKEDGTMARLPDLLEFARRHGLKVGTIADLIRYRLEKGDLYVRREAEATLPTRFGEFRILGYRDTLTGEEHAALVMGSWEPEEPVLVRMHSECLTGDALHSLRCDCGFQRDLALERIAQEGKGVLVYLRQEGRGIGLINKIRAYHLQDQGLDTVEANLALGFPPDLRDYGVGAQILYDLGVRKMRLLTNNPRKVKALSGFGIEIVERIPLRAGDNPFNERYLQAKKEKLGHWMD; encoded by the coding sequence ATGGAAGGCTTGGCTAGCGTCAGGGAGCTTCTGGAAGAACTCCGCCAGGGCCGCCCGGTGGTCCTGGTGGACGACGAGGACCGGGAGAACGAGGGCGACCTCATCATGGCGGCGGAGCACGTCACCCCCGAGTGGGTGAACTTCATGCTACGGGAGTGCCGCGGCCTCCTCTGCGTGGCCCTCACGGAGGAGAGGGCTAAGGCCTTGGACCTCCCCCTCATGGTGGAGAAGAACCAAGACCCCCAGGGCACCCGCTTCACCGTGAGCGTGGACGCCCGGGGGACCACCACGGGGATCTCCGCCTACGAGCGGGCGGCCACCATCAGGCTTTTGGCGGACCCCGAGGCCACGGCCCAGGACTTCCGCCGCCCGGGGCACATCTTCCCCTTGGTGGCCCGGCCTGGGGGGGTGTTGCGCCGCGCCGGGCACACCGAGGCCACGGTGGACCTCCTGCGCCTCGCCGGGCTTACCCCGGTGGGTAGCCTCATTGAGATCCTCAAGGAGGACGGCACCATGGCCCGCCTGCCGGACCTCTTGGAGTTCGCCCGGCGGCACGGCCTAAAGGTGGGGACCATCGCCGACCTCATCCGCTACCGCCTGGAGAAGGGGGACCTGTACGTGCGCCGAGAGGCGGAGGCCACCCTTCCCACCCGCTTCGGGGAGTTCCGCATCCTGGGGTACCGGGACACCCTCACGGGGGAGGAGCACGCCGCCTTGGTCATGGGGAGCTGGGAGCCGGAGGAGCCCGTCTTGGTGCGCATGCACTCGGAGTGCCTCACGGGGGATGCCCTCCACTCCCTAAGGTGCGACTGCGGCTTCCAAAGAGACCTGGCCCTGGAGCGCATCGCCCAGGAGGGGAAGGGGGTCTTGGTCTACCTCAGGCAGGAGGGGCGGGGGATTGGCCTCATCAACAAGATCCGCGCCTACCACCTCCAGGACCAGGGCCTGGACACGGTGGAGGCCAACCTGGCCCTGGGCTTCCCCCCGGACCTCAGGGACTACGGGGTGGGGGCGCAGATCCTCTACGACCTGGGGGTGCGGAAGATGCGCCTTTTGACCAACAACCCCCGCAAGGTGAAGGCCCTTTCCGGCTTCGGCATAGAGATCGTGGAGCGCATTCCCTTAAGGGCCGGGGACAACCCCTTCAACGAGCGCTACCTCCAGGCCAAAAAGGAGAAGCTGGGCCACTGGATGGACTAG
- a CDS encoding VWA domain-containing protein — protein MPLGVRLLRASVILLLLLAFLDLRLPLKGRVVYLLDFSPSARESVFAAAERLPRDGVYLAFAERVARLPGPTARRLDLGEGTEVQGALAEALRLGADRVVLVSDGLFPPVPSPLPLDAVYVLPRPFVALRLLPPPFPLLGETVGVRVVLEAPLPAEVRLRVEGPGGTWERALRVEGRVAFTYTFPLLEEGEVRAEAVGPWGRSAARVEVAPQDRARALVLGDPALARYLEAQGFQVEEGPFRLPLEADLVAVGLGVLDLPEGAPEALRDYLRRGGGLLFTATPKGLFFGGWDRAMPEELPLKPLGRQGAALVLLLDVSGSMEGEKLALAVAAALELVQSAAPEDYLGVVAFASGHRVLFPPRPMTDRAKKEAERLLLSLRAGGGTVLGGALREAVGLLRGVPVARKGILVLTDGLVSDPKEPLLALAEGAGAEVSAIALGEDADHDFLEALSRRGGGRFYRAATARELPRLFLKEGQEVFGKEAVEGRFPVEALPHPLTEGFLFPPLSVLLPARAEPWAEVLLKSGERAVLAVGERGEGRVAALATDLSRSWRDFEGASAFLGGLARYLAGTGRALALYAYPEGEGVRVVALGRLEAPRLLTGGAETPMVPTGPLRFEARVAGPGVLLDGKRRIPLAVPLPGEWTPRDGAATLRAMAEASGGRLLALEEVGRPPPRPLPLRPYLLWAALLLFLLERVWEARVSRGTLSQGALG, from the coding sequence ATGCCCCTTGGGGTGCGCCTCTTAAGGGCCTCCGTTATCCTCCTGCTCCTCCTCGCCTTCCTAGACCTCCGCCTGCCCCTAAAGGGGCGGGTGGTTTACCTATTGGATTTCTCCCCTTCCGCCCGGGAAAGCGTCTTCGCCGCGGCGGAAAGGCTTCCTAGGGACGGGGTCTATTTGGCCTTTGCCGAAAGGGTGGCGCGGCTTCCGGGCCCCACGGCGAGGCGGCTGGACCTAGGGGAGGGGACGGAGGTGCAGGGGGCTTTGGCGGAGGCCTTGCGCCTGGGGGCGGACCGGGTGGTCCTGGTTTCCGATGGGCTTTTCCCCCCCGTGCCCTCCCCCCTTCCCCTGGATGCGGTGTACGTGCTCCCAAGGCCCTTCGTGGCCCTTCGCCTCCTCCCCCCGCCCTTTCCCCTCCTGGGGGAGACGGTGGGGGTGCGGGTGGTCCTCGAGGCCCCCTTGCCCGCCGAGGTGCGGCTTAGGGTGGAGGGGCCGGGGGGCACGTGGGAGCGGGCGCTCAGGGTGGAGGGGCGGGTGGCCTTCACCTACACCTTTCCCCTTTTGGAGGAAGGGGAGGTGCGGGCGGAGGCGGTGGGGCCCTGGGGGCGGAGCGCGGCCAGGGTGGAGGTGGCCCCCCAGGACCGGGCGAGGGCCTTGGTCCTGGGCGACCCCGCGTTGGCCCGCTACCTCGAGGCCCAGGGCTTCCAGGTGGAGGAAGGCCCTTTCCGGCTTCCCCTGGAGGCGGACCTGGTGGCGGTGGGCCTTGGGGTCTTGGACCTGCCCGAGGGGGCGCCGGAGGCCCTTAGGGACTACCTCCGCCGGGGCGGGGGCCTCCTCTTCACCGCCACCCCCAAGGGGCTTTTCTTCGGGGGCTGGGACCGGGCGATGCCCGAGGAGCTTCCCCTGAAGCCCCTGGGGCGGCAAGGGGCGGCCTTGGTCCTGCTCCTGGACGTTTCCGGGAGCATGGAGGGGGAGAAGCTCGCCCTGGCGGTGGCGGCGGCCCTGGAGCTCGTGCAAAGCGCCGCCCCCGAGGATTACCTGGGGGTGGTGGCCTTCGCCTCGGGGCATCGGGTCCTCTTCCCCCCGAGGCCCATGACGGACCGGGCCAAAAAGGAGGCGGAACGCCTCCTCCTCTCCCTAAGGGCGGGCGGGGGCACGGTGCTGGGCGGGGCCCTGCGGGAGGCGGTGGGGCTCTTGCGGGGGGTCCCCGTGGCCCGCAAGGGGATCTTGGTCCTCACGGATGGCCTCGTTTCTGACCCCAAAGAGCCCCTCCTGGCCCTGGCGGAGGGGGCGGGGGCGGAGGTTTCCGCCATCGCCTTGGGGGAGGATGCGGACCACGACTTTTTGGAGGCGCTTTCCCGGCGGGGCGGGGGCCGCTTCTACCGGGCGGCCACGGCCCGGGAGCTTCCCCGGCTTTTCCTCAAGGAGGGGCAGGAGGTCTTCGGGAAGGAGGCGGTGGAGGGGCGGTTTCCCGTGGAGGCGCTTCCCCACCCCCTCACGGAGGGCTTCCTTTTCCCGCCCCTTTCCGTCCTCCTCCCGGCAAGGGCCGAGCCCTGGGCCGAGGTGCTCCTAAAAAGCGGGGAGCGGGCGGTGCTCGCCGTGGGGGAGCGGGGCGAGGGGCGGGTGGCGGCCCTGGCCACGGACCTTTCCCGCTCCTGGCGGGACTTTGAGGGGGCTTCCGCCTTCCTTGGGGGGCTCGCCCGGTACCTGGCGGGCACGGGGCGGGCCCTCGCCCTCTACGCCTACCCCGAGGGGGAAGGGGTGCGGGTGGTGGCCCTGGGGCGGCTCGAGGCCCCGAGGCTTCTGACGGGCGGCGCGGAAACCCCCATGGTGCCCACGGGGCCTTTGCGCTTTGAGGCCCGCGTGGCGGGTCCCGGGGTTCTCCTGGACGGGAAGCGCCGCATCCCCTTGGCCGTTCCCCTTCCCGGGGAGTGGACGCCCAGGGACGGGGCGGCCACCCTCAGGGCCATGGCGGAGGCGAGCGGCGGGCGGCTTCTGGCCCTGGAGGAGGTGGGCAGGCCCCCTCCTAGGCCCCTTCCCCTAAGGCCCTACCTCCTGTGGGCGGCTCTTCTCCTCTTCCTCCTGGAGCGGGTTTGGGAGGCCCGGGTGAGCCGGGGCACACTTTCCCAAGGCGCCCTCGGTTAG
- a CDS encoding MBL fold metallo-hydrolase gives MDRRRFIGLSGGFLLAAGFAPAWGQGRPPKGVNGGGFYRFALGRMAVTILSDGQSAPGPLLPNWGANPELQGEFRRVLQEHFLNPDATRNNFNPVLLDLGEARLLVDTGRGVGAGGRLLAHLELAGYAPEDITHVFLTHGHPDHIGGLVDERGRPAFPQAVHLMGRVDLDYWLKNPSQAVERALFPLRDRIRPVEDGEEILPGVRAVASFGHTPGHMSLEATSEGKTLFLFGDAAGHYLLSLRFPQAYLGFDMDKAEVVRTRARLFRKVSEEKSLITAYHFPWPALGYIRREGEGYAFVPAFFEF, from the coding sequence ATGGACCGCAGGCGGTTTATCGGCCTTTCTGGTGGGTTTCTCTTGGCGGCGGGGTTTGCCCCCGCCTGGGGCCAGGGGCGGCCTCCCAAGGGGGTGAACGGGGGCGGGTTTTACCGCTTCGCCCTAGGGCGGATGGCCGTCACCATTCTCTCCGATGGCCAGTCGGCCCCGGGGCCCCTTCTCCCCAACTGGGGGGCGAACCCCGAGCTCCAGGGGGAGTTCCGGCGCGTGCTCCAGGAGCACTTCCTCAACCCGGACGCCACCCGCAACAACTTCAACCCCGTCCTCCTGGACCTGGGGGAGGCGAGGCTCTTGGTGGACACGGGCCGGGGGGTGGGGGCTGGGGGGAGGCTTCTTGCGCACCTGGAGCTCGCCGGCTACGCCCCCGAGGACATCACCCACGTCTTCCTCACCCACGGCCACCCCGACCACATCGGGGGGCTGGTGGACGAAAGGGGGCGGCCGGCCTTCCCCCAGGCGGTCCACCTCATGGGCCGGGTGGACCTGGACTACTGGCTCAAGAACCCCTCCCAGGCGGTGGAGCGGGCCCTCTTTCCCTTGCGGGACCGCATCCGGCCCGTGGAGGACGGGGAGGAGATCCTCCCTGGGGTAAGGGCCGTGGCCTCCTTCGGCCACACCCCGGGGCACATGAGCCTCGAGGCCACCTCCGAGGGGAAAACCCTCTTCCTCTTCGGGGACGCCGCCGGGCACTACCTCCTCTCCTTGCGCTTTCCCCAGGCCTACCTCGGCTTTGACATGGACAAGGCGGAGGTGGTGCGCACCCGGGCCCGGCTTTTTAGGAAGGTGAGCGAGGAGAAAAGCCTCATCACCGCCTACCACTTCCCCTGGCCCGCCCTGGGGTACATCCGCCGGGAAGGGGAGGGGTATGCCTTCGTCCCCGCCTTCTTTGAGTTCTAA
- a CDS encoding PaaI family thioesterase: MKAIQLYYPPEWAHCYGCGYLNAHGLHIKTYWRGEKGESETRFTPNPHHTAIPGFVYGGLLASLVDCHSTATAAAAKAAAEGLSLEAHPLRFVTASLKVDYLKPTPLGPELLLVGRPKEVKGKKVVVETELYAEGTLTVRGEAVLIQIGEDFGRSKSAPDGG, translated from the coding sequence ATGAAGGCCATCCAGCTCTACTACCCCCCGGAGTGGGCCCACTGCTACGGGTGCGGCTACCTCAACGCCCACGGCCTCCACATCAAGACCTATTGGCGCGGGGAAAAGGGGGAAAGCGAAACCCGCTTCACCCCAAACCCCCACCACACCGCCATCCCTGGCTTCGTCTACGGGGGGCTTCTCGCTTCCCTGGTGGACTGCCACTCCACCGCCACCGCCGCCGCAGCCAAGGCGGCGGCGGAAGGGCTTAGCCTCGAGGCCCACCCCTTGCGCTTCGTCACCGCAAGCCTCAAGGTGGACTACCTGAAGCCCACCCCCCTGGGCCCCGAGCTCCTCCTGGTGGGCAGGCCCAAGGAGGTCAAGGGCAAGAAGGTGGTGGTGGAAACGGAGCTTTACGCCGAGGGGACCCTCACGGTTCGGGGGGAGGCGGTTTTGATACAGATCGGCGAGGATTTCGGGCGTTCCAAATCCGCTCCAGATGGTGGATGA
- a CDS encoding cobalamin B12-binding domain-containing protein, with translation MQGVDRRIRVLIAKPGLDGHDRGAKVVARALRDAGMEVIYTGLRQTPEMIVSAAIQEDVDAIGLSILSGAHMHYFREVKRLLEEQGASDILLFGGGIIPDEDVPKLKELGVAAVFGPGTSTQDIVDFLRQAVPERWRAQGLG, from the coding sequence ATGCAAGGCGTGGACCGGCGCATACGGGTACTCATCGCCAAACCGGGCTTGGACGGGCACGACCGGGGGGCCAAGGTGGTGGCCCGGGCCCTGCGGGATGCGGGGATGGAGGTGATCTACACGGGGCTCCGCCAGACCCCTGAGATGATCGTCTCCGCCGCCATCCAGGAGGACGTGGACGCCATTGGACTTTCCATCCTCTCCGGGGCCCACATGCACTACTTCCGCGAGGTGAAGCGGCTTTTGGAGGAGCAAGGGGCCTCGGACATCCTGCTTTTCGGGGGCGGCATCATCCCCGACGAGGACGTGCCCAAGCTCAAGGAGCTCGGGGTGGCGGCGGTTTTCGGCCCCGGCACCAGCACCCAGGACATCGTGGACTTTCTCCGGCAAGCGGTGCCCGAACGCTGGCGGGCCCAGGGGCTCGGATGA
- a CDS encoding acyl-CoA mutase large subunit family protein — protein MRKKHDWLRETYQKSLEKMPERPVAHRTLSDIAPEPLYTPEDIGVLDPEYEEKRGYPGEYPYTRGVYGSMYRSKLWTMRMFAGFGTAEQTNERFKKLLKAGQTGLSVAFDLPTLMGYDSDHPLSKGEVGKCGVAVSSLADMEILFDGINLEEVTTSMTINSPANAIWAMYLAVAKKRGYDWKKLGGTIQNDILKEFIAQKEFIFPPEPSVKLVIDTFEWGPKNVPKWNFISVSGYHIREAGSTAVQELAWTLADGFEYVEAALKRGLDIDEFAPRISFFFDVHNDFFEEIAKFRAARRIWAKEMRNRYGAKNPASWMLRTHAQTAGVSLTAQQPLNNIARVAIQALAAVLGGTNSLHTDAYDEALALPTEESATIALRTQQIIAYETGVTHTIDPLAGSYYVEWLTDEMERQAMAIIEEIRRMGGVVRAIEEGYFLRELAEASYRYQQEVERKERIIVGVNAFTDEIPLKVPIQLVDPEVERVQAERLARVRRERDPKRVEEALAGLRRAAVEGQNTMPHFVECALAYCTLGEMMDVLREVYGTYQEPAYV, from the coding sequence ATGCGCAAGAAGCACGACTGGCTCAGGGAGACCTACCAAAAGAGCCTGGAGAAGATGCCCGAGAGGCCCGTGGCCCACCGCACCCTCTCGGACATCGCCCCAGAGCCCCTCTACACCCCGGAGGACATCGGCGTCCTGGACCCGGAGTACGAGGAGAAGCGGGGCTACCCGGGGGAGTACCCCTACACCCGGGGGGTCTACGGCTCCATGTACCGCTCCAAGCTCTGGACCATGCGCATGTTCGCCGGCTTCGGCACCGCCGAGCAGACCAACGAGCGCTTTAAGAAACTCCTCAAGGCGGGCCAGACCGGGCTTTCCGTGGCCTTTGACCTCCCCACCCTCATGGGCTACGACTCCGACCACCCCCTTTCCAAGGGGGAGGTGGGGAAGTGCGGGGTGGCGGTCTCCAGCCTGGCGGACATGGAGATCCTCTTTGACGGGATCAACCTCGAGGAGGTCACCACCTCCATGACCATCAACAGCCCCGCCAACGCCATCTGGGCCATGTACCTGGCGGTGGCCAAGAAGAGGGGCTACGACTGGAAAAAGCTCGGGGGCACCATCCAAAACGACATCCTCAAGGAGTTCATCGCCCAGAAGGAGTTCATCTTCCCCCCCGAGCCCAGCGTGAAGCTGGTCATTGACACCTTTGAATGGGGGCCCAAAAACGTCCCCAAGTGGAACTTCATCTCCGTGTCCGGCTACCACATCCGCGAGGCGGGGAGCACCGCCGTGCAGGAGCTCGCCTGGACCCTGGCGGACGGCTTTGAATACGTGGAGGCCGCCCTCAAGCGGGGTCTGGACATAGACGAGTTCGCCCCGAGGATCAGCTTCTTCTTTGACGTGCACAACGATTTCTTTGAGGAAATCGCCAAGTTCCGCGCGGCGAGGCGCATCTGGGCCAAGGAGATGCGGAACCGCTACGGGGCCAAGAACCCGGCGAGCTGGATGCTCCGCACCCACGCCCAGACCGCCGGGGTTTCCCTCACCGCCCAGCAACCCCTGAACAACATCGCCCGGGTGGCCATCCAAGCCCTGGCGGCGGTGCTTGGCGGCACCAACAGCCTCCACACCGACGCCTACGATGAAGCCCTAGCCCTACCCACGGAAGAGAGCGCCACCATCGCCCTAAGGACGCAACAGATCATCGCCTACGAGACCGGGGTCACCCACACCATAGACCCCTTGGCGGGGAGCTACTACGTGGAGTGGCTCACGGACGAGATGGAACGCCAGGCCATGGCCATCATTGAGGAGATCCGCCGCATGGGCGGGGTGGTGCGGGCCATTGAGGAGGGGTACTTCCTGAGGGAGCTCGCCGAGGCCAGCTACCGCTACCAGCAGGAGGTGGAGCGGAAAGAGCGCATCATCGTGGGGGTGAACGCCTTCACCGACGAAATCCCCCTGAAGGTGCCCATCCAGCTGGTGGACCCCGAGGTGGAACGGGTGCAGGCGGAGCGCCTGGCCCGGGTACGCCGGGAGCGGGACCCCAAGCGCGTGGAAGAGGCCCTGGCGGGCCTGCGCCGGGCAGCGGTGGAGGGGCAGAACACCATGCCCCACTTCGTGGAGTGCGCCCTGGCCTACTGCACCCTGGGAGAGATGATGGACGTCCTGCGGGAGGTCTACGGCACCTATCAGGAACCCGCCTACGTCTAG